Part of the Citrus sinensis cultivar Valencia sweet orange chromosome 2, DVS_A1.0, whole genome shotgun sequence genome, TAATATCCACTTGTCATTTGATTCAGTTTCCTCCAGCATCTCATTCACTGATTTCTTTAATCCAGTTAAAACCAccttttaaaagttatttgtTAAGTATGAATTGAGTACAAGTTTTCCATTTTCAACGTCGAATGTAAGAATTGGAGGAACCTAAATAGATTAGACAAGTGCACTCTATTTAGTTTCCTCCAACATCTTATCTCGGGCTTATAAATTCAAATGCAACGTATTTTCTCTACTCTTACAATTCATTAATAGAATTGTCTTTACTGTATTTGGGTCCCAGTTCCTTTCTAAATTCTCCGGCCGGTAAATCTTAAGAGTCTCAGAGCTAGGGATAGGCAGGCCTTCAtgtaattttccatttaagcCAATTCTACCGAAAATCATTTAACTGTACATTCGAATTAGGATTTAGTACTATAATTTTTGGCCTGCTACCTGTGAACTTCTGATGGTCCTAGGCTGAAATAGGAAGTGTAGATACTCATGCCACAGCCTTGAAAAGAAAGTAGCTAGAAGACGAGTATCACTCTTTTGGCCCAGAATTATGGCTACTGTAGAATTGCTCTCTCTTTCACTCTCACATAATTATACAAGTCCTCAACTAAAAAGAAActtggtaaaaagaaaaaaaaaaggtccaGACCCACAAAGAATTCATTGTTAACAAGGATGCAGAACATATGGGTGCCATCTCTGGTTCACAACAGCAACAACCTGTCAAGAATTAAAATGAGACTTCATGGTCCACATACTATCCTTGGCTTGTAATAATGAAGTTTTGCGTACCCTACAAAAGAATGGCCAGGCTTGCACCAATAAGCAAACTGGGAATCACTCTCTTTCTGCCTAGCTGTCAATTAGCATAAGCCAATTGATTATAGTCACTATTTTGAAGTCCCGTTATGCCCAAACTCTGTTTCTCAAAGTGCTTGTTTTAGGAGCTGTGATTATTTTGCAACTTCAAAGACTGATGACAATGCAGCATAATATGAATGAATCAAATCACATCCTTATTAAGAGTATGGGAAATGCCATTAAAATTGAACAGACAGAGTTTTGCTAGAAGACAAGCAAAAACACAAGCAACTTTCTTCTGTCAATATCTTCTCTGTCCATAATGTTAGGTATACAAAAGCTTGATTGCCACTACTCACATGCTCATCTCTGTTACATGCCTCTACCCATGTGCTACCTTCCAAATGCATCCAAAATACTATTATAATACCACACTTTTAtctcaaattgaatttaattaattgtaataaagtCTCTTATATAACTACTTAATTTGTTCAATACACACAAAGTCACTGTGGTTCCAATCAGCAATATAATGCCACAATATCACAAGGGAAATCTACAATGAGTGGCAACAGCTTTTATTcgatatctttttttttttccgggTAGAGCTTTCTTAGATATTTATTCTGGTTTACATTAAACAAAAAGCTGTTCTAAAACTGTTCTTACAAAGTGgaaaaaagtgaaaacaaaaggaaaatgagaaagagaaagagattaACATTTTGAGTGTGAGAGAACTTGGAATACACTTCTGTAGAAGATATACAAGTGGGAATATTTAAAGATTACATTCAAGAATGCCAGATTCCACTTAACATGATACGGAATCTGTTTGTCGACAGTTTCCTCACAAGTCTCTTGGCATCAGAAACTTCTGCTTCTGCAAGTTTCTCTATGATTTTCAGATACCCAGAATTTGCAATCTTTCTTCTTGCGCTATTGCAACTGGTCAATGACATCAATATAGAAAGCAAGAACTCTTTGTTACCTGAATTTGCCGCTTCTTTGTCGAGCAGCTGTAGAATAAATCCGATGTTGCGGTCATCTTGGATAAATCTTTTTCGATTTTTAGGAATTGAAACCATTCTGTATAGTGCCTCAGCCGCCATTTCACGTATTTCATATGATTTTGCGTCAAGAAATCTCACAAACTCTGGCATAAACCCAGTATCTCCCATTGCCTTTTTAGCTTCCTCTGAGGTTCCACAAAGCTTAAATGCTGCCTTCAATGCCAATTCTTGAACCGAAACCTCTCCCTTGCGAAGAAAGTAAAGTAGTTCATCCGTAAACCCACActtcatcaaaatatttatagcaTTTGATGAAGTGaaacataatttttcaatagcTCTTAATGCTGTCTCTCTTGATTTCGAAGAGAATGACGATTTAGGATCCAAAACACGCACTAATGCCCGAATTCCTCCCTCTTTAATCACCATTTGCCTAATTGATTCATCCCCAGAAGCTATATTTTGAAGAAACTCAATTGAATTTATCTGCACAACCTCGTCTTTAGACCTTACAAGCTTGATAAAAGTGGAAATTGCATCTTCTTCAATCATAAAtctctttatttcttcaacaCCAACTAGATTTCTCAACACCCCACAAGCCGGACCAAAAATCTCTCCTCTGAGTTCATCACCAGAACAAATTTTCAATAGGGCTGTGACACCACCATAAGCCGAAACTGACCATGCATTATCAGAATTCTCGGTCAACTTCTGCAAACTCCTTGCAGCTGCTTCTTTACCGAATCCATTGCCACTTTCCAAAACCCGAATAAGAGGTCCAATAACCCCAGCTCCAATCAAAACACTCTTACAGAAATCAAACCCAGAAATCACACAAACCACCTTAGCCGCTGATTCTTGAATTTCAATAACCAGAGAATCAAGAAACTTTACCAGTATATTCACAATCTCATTGACTTCAAGTACAACTATTTTGACATACTTTTCATCTTCAATTACCACCTCATGCAGATTGAACAAAGCCTGCTTTTTCATTTGTGTATCGCCAATCTTCATTCTTGTTAACAAATCCCTTAAGTAAAACCTCATATCATCTTTGCAAGCATTAACACCAGGCCTTGACACAACAATTGCAAAGCCTTGAGTCAGAACACCCGCTGTGTAAATCCCAGATAGATTCTTTATATGTTGATCAAATTTTG contains:
- the LOC102630595 gene encoding uncharacterized protein LOC102630595 gives rise to the protein MGEAKYPQDQNSASSLRQAIEVISSLISLSHSIKVFTVKWQLIRNKLEELNSGLIAVENCDSSESSGLSSLVQAILFTVNECNGLARRCVDLCYGGKLLMQSDLDVLSSKFDQHIKNLSGIYTAGVLTQGFAIVVSRPGVNACKDDMRFYLRDLLTRMKIGDTQMKKQALFNLHEVVIEDEKYVKIVVLEVNEIVNILVKFLDSLVIEIQESAAKVVCVISGFDFCKSVLIGAGVIGPLIRVLESGNGFGKEAAARSLQKLTENSDNAWSVSAYGGVTALLKICSGDELRGEIFGPACGVLRNLVGVEEIKRFMIEEDAISTFIKLVRSKDEVVQINSIEFLQNIASGDESIRQMVIKEGGIRALVRVLDPKSSFSSKSRETALRAIEKLCFTSSNAINILMKCGFTDELLYFLRKGEVSVQELALKAAFKLCGTSEEAKKAMGDTGFMPEFVRFLDAKSYEIREMAAEALYRMVSIPKNRKRFIQDDRNIGFILQLLDKEAANSGNKEFLLSILMSLTSCNSARRKIANSGYLKIIEKLAEAEVSDAKRLVRKLSTNRFRIMLSGIWHS